The window ACCTAATGTTGTCGGCGCGTCAGGTGCAATTTACGGATTACTTTTAGCTTTCGGAATGCTTTTCCCCAACTCGTTGATATATTTATATTTCTTTATACCTATAAAAGCAAAATGGTTTGTAATTATTTTCGGTGTAATTGAGTTGGTATCAGGTATAACTTCTACCGGTAATATTGCACATTTTGCACACCTCGGAGGTATGATTTTCGGTGTTTTCTTAATTATATATTGGAGGAAAAAAGGCGTTTTGCGAATATAATTTTATGTATAAAAACAATTATAATAGAAGAAATTACGGAGTTAAAGACTTTTTTAAATCTAAGTCGGCATTATCAACATTAATATTGATTAATATTATTATTTGGTTGATTATTGCCTTGATAGATGTTTTTTGTTTTCTGTTTAATAAATCGTCACCGCTCGCGGCAGCAAACATTTCCAACAACAGTATGCAATGGCTGGCCTTGCCGTCGGATTTAAATTCATTGTTGCATAAACCGTGGACAATAATTACTTACATGTTTGTTCACAGTAATTTCTTTCATATTTTTTTCAATATGTTCACTTTATTTTACGCCGGAAAGTTATTTATGACGTACTTCCGTAAAAATCAATTACTTTGGACATATTTTTTCGGAGGAATTATTGGTGCCGCATTTTTTATAGGTGCGATGAATATTTTCCCTGTTTTCATCGAACAAAATACCAATTTTCACCTGATTGGTGCTTCGGCAGCGGTTTTGGCAATATTAGTTACAATAGCTACTTACATTCCGAATCTCGAAATTAATTTATGGCTCTTGGGAAGAGTCAAATTAAAATATTTGGCTTTAATCTTAATTCTGATTGATGTTTTAAGTATTTCTGCCGGAAATGCCGGCGGACATTTTTCTCATCTCGGCGGCATGCTTTATGGATTTTGTTACGGATTTTATCTGAGAAGGAATCATAACAGACATCTAAGCAGCTTTTTTCAAAGATTATCAAATCGTTTTAAAAATTTAAAGAAAGATCGGAACTATAAAAATCAAGTCAGAGAAGAAAAGAAAAAATCGGAAGAAAATCAACAA is drawn from Bacteroidales bacterium and contains these coding sequences:
- a CDS encoding rhomboid family intramembrane serine protease, which gives rise to MYKNNYNRRNYGVKDFFKSKSALSTLILINIIIWLIIALIDVFCFLFNKSSPLAAANISNNSMQWLALPSDLNSLLHKPWTIITYMFVHSNFFHIFFNMFTLFYAGKLFMTYFRKNQLLWTYFFGGIIGAAFFIGAMNIFPVFIEQNTNFHLIGASAAVLAILVTIATYIPNLEINLWLLGRVKLKYLALILILIDVLSISAGNAGGHFSHLGGMLYGFCYGFYLRRNHNRHLSSFFQRLSNRFKNLKKDRNYKNQVREEKKKSEENQQNIDNILAKVSKSGYGSLTKEEKDLLFSKSKK